A region of Flocculibacter collagenilyticus DNA encodes the following proteins:
- a CDS encoding acyl-CoA dehydrogenase — translation MTEQTSPKVTFDWQDPLNLNALLNDEERMIRDTAHQYCQERLMPRVLHANRHEHFDREIMNELGELGMLGCTLPEKYGCADVNHACYGLIAREVERVDSGYRSAMSVQSSLVMHPIYAYGTESQREKYLPKLATGEWIGCFGLTEPDAGSDPASMKTTAKKVDGGYMLSGSKMWITNSPIADVFVVWAKLDGVINGFILDKGMKGLSAPKIEGKFSLRASITGEIVMDEVFVPTENHLPNVTGLKGPFGCLNKARFGIAWGALGAAEFCWHAARQYCLDRTQFGKPLAATQLVQKKLADMQTEISLGLLGCLQASRLMDQQNLPVEVISLLKRNSCGKALDIARVARDMHGGNGIADEFHVIRHMMNLEAVNTYEGTHDIHALILGRAQTGIQAFQSV, via the coding sequence ATGACTGAGCAAACATCTCCAAAAGTGACATTCGATTGGCAAGATCCTCTTAATCTAAACGCCTTACTTAATGATGAAGAACGCATGATCCGCGACACTGCACATCAGTATTGTCAAGAACGGCTAATGCCAAGAGTGTTACATGCTAATCGCCATGAACACTTTGACCGTGAAATTATGAACGAATTAGGCGAACTAGGCATGCTGGGTTGTACCTTACCAGAAAAGTATGGCTGCGCAGATGTGAATCATGCCTGCTATGGCTTAATTGCACGAGAAGTGGAACGTGTAGACAGCGGCTACCGCTCTGCAATGAGCGTACAGTCATCACTGGTTATGCACCCCATTTATGCATACGGCACAGAATCTCAGCGCGAAAAATACTTACCTAAACTCGCTACTGGCGAATGGATTGGCTGTTTTGGATTAACCGAGCCAGACGCTGGCTCAGATCCTGCCAGTATGAAAACTACCGCCAAAAAAGTTGACGGCGGCTACATGTTAAGCGGTAGCAAAATGTGGATCACAAATTCACCTATTGCTGACGTATTTGTGGTGTGGGCAAAGCTTGATGGCGTGATCAATGGCTTCATTCTAGATAAAGGCATGAAAGGGCTGTCAGCCCCTAAAATTGAAGGCAAGTTCTCGTTACGTGCCTCCATCACTGGTGAAATTGTGATGGATGAAGTGTTTGTACCAACCGAAAACCATTTGCCCAATGTAACAGGGTTGAAAGGGCCGTTCGGCTGCTTAAACAAGGCACGTTTTGGTATTGCATGGGGCGCATTAGGTGCAGCAGAGTTTTGCTGGCATGCCGCTAGGCAATATTGTTTAGACCGTACTCAGTTTGGCAAGCCATTAGCCGCAACCCAGCTAGTACAAAAGAAACTGGCTGATATGCAAACAGAAATAAGCCTAGGCTTATTAGGCTGTCTACAAGCGAGCCGTTTAATGGATCAACAAAACCTACCTGTAGAAGTGATTTCTTTATTAAAACGTAACTCTTGCGGAAAAGCGCTCGACATTGCACGTGTTGCCCGTGACATGCATGGCGGTAACGGTATCGCTGACGAATTCCATGTTATTCGTCACATGATGAATTTAGAAGCGGTTAATACTTACGAAGGCACGCACGATATCCATGCACTCATTTTGGGTCGTGCGCAAACCGGTATTCAAGCCTTTCAAAGCGTGTGA